One Cucumis melo cultivar AY chromosome 8, USDA_Cmelo_AY_1.0, whole genome shotgun sequence genomic window, AAAGCATAGTCTAACAGTAATACCTATTCTTAAAACAAGGTAGATCCCTTTGAGTTATACAACAAAATCATCAAAGTAGATATCATGCTTCTTCTTCAATTatcttctttaatttctttattacaacaaaaaaaagaaaagttctcTCTTTTAATTTTCATCCTATGTTAACTTTCAATAACCACAACGTATATCGAAACATCTATACTAAGTTAACACTTATTAGAGTAGAAAAATTGAATGGATTAAGTCTTTTTAaaccaaaaaaacaaaacaaaaaatagtgtaAGTGAGGTTTTGAGGGTGCATGATATGGGCATGGTGTAATTAAATTGTAATAAATATATAGCATTTGTTGGACGTATCTAAGCCATTGAAAGGTCAAATAATCAAAGTTCTTTAATTAGCGTTAAAATAAATTCAAGGTCATATAATTGTGGTTATGGCCATTAATGGTTGTTTGGTTTGACAACTTTTATTCAATTCTTCTTAGTTTCCTTCCAACATCAATACACACTTAAATGAAAGTAGGTTTAGTTTAGTTAAAATTTAACACATCATCAAAACcctttcttccatttttttttccacatgTGAGCGAGTGAGATTTTGACTTCTAAAGAAAGAAATTGATATCCACAACGAAATTCGTAAGATATTAAATTTACGAACATCATAGATTGAAAACTCACTTTCTCAAAACTTTTGTAATTTATCACGATTATCATTATTGACTGACCATAAGACCCATCACAAATTGTTAATATCGTTTCATAGAAACaaagacatatatatatatgctgtTATAGATTCTTATGATATGGTTTCAAAGATTTTTAATTTGAACCAGTGTTTATGTTTATGGATATGAACTTCTCgtacttttttattttccttaatttctatatatatcacatcaataacaatatattatattaatctTTTATATAATATTCTATCAATTAAAACAAATTGGTCGAatcttatatataaaaaatttaatttaattttactGTCATTGATAAGATATATATGCCTTAATGTACGAATGCTTCATCAGAAAGCTGTTGTATTATATCATGGTTGATTATATATCTTAGTAATAGAAATAATTATACTAACCTaacttatatattattcttgtaCATAATTAGATTAATAATATGACTTTAACATGCTTCCAACcaaaatttattaaatcaaGTTTGTTTTTCCAAAAAAGTGTATACTTTTAACCTCAACATGACAACATTTTAAGCTCTATCTTTCTTGAATAAGTAAATATTTaagaatgtatatatatatatatatacacacacacacagagAATATGAATGTTAATAATATGAATATGAATGTGGTTGTTACAAAAAGATGCTAACATGTTTATCAACTTAATTTATCAATATGACAATATTGCATACTCATGACTAATTATTGAGAATCAGAATAATTTCAGgtggaaattttttttttcctttaatttctATTCTCACACATTAACTTTATGAAAAGAATAAGGATTTCTTTCAGCACAGACTTGACACAAAATCAAGAAGATATTATTGGTTCCTAAATCTGAAAGGAACAATTTAAACATTATCATATAAAACAATATAAAGTAATAATGCGTTATATATGCTCATTCTTATACTGTTTATGTTTATATATCCtacatttaatatatattttttccttaGTCCTTTTTCTGTACTTATGATTCCATAGTATATATAAATCacaaaacaacaacaataatacaTAACTTCATCCCAACCTCAAATAAcctaataatttaaatataaagtgctttttgtttatttcttttttaactgTGTCCATTTGGTAAATATGATTATAAGAGAACTTTTAGAAGAATAagtattggttttctttttttttttttttttttcttttggaaatgAGGGATTCATcataattttacaaaatttaaaatattcacTATTAAATACTTGGTATAACTGTGAATTTTGATACCTACAAATCAACTATCTGATTTTAAAAGTTGATAAAAAAATAGATGtctttttatatatagaaaaataaactaATTTAGATAAATATCTATTAGATAGATTTTGATAGACACTTCCCTACAATTCTATTgagaattttcaaatatagaaaaatgaattaaaatattcacaaaaaattttagattttgtcAATGGTAAAAAACTTTGTCGATGTTTATCAATAACATCAATCGTCTATCGGTATCAatttagaatataaaattttactatattttataaatactaTTAGCGGTTTGTTACTTACAAAGGTTTGAGAGATTAAAATTTAGGAAAACGGTCAAAAATAGCAAAGTGAGCAAAATATTTACCTTTATAGAAAAATTAAGgtaataaattgatttttttctatatacgatctaaataatttattattttcttattattatttttaaaaaaccaaaaaaaatatatatatataaaatcttaaaaagtcAAAACTTTGCATAGACACATTGACTCcaagacaaaaagaaaagaaaaaacaataaattcatTAAATAGATGACATAAATTAAGGAGACATTTTGACTTGAAACATTCTACAATACAATTTCAAAAGAGCTTTAAACACGCAACAACAAACCCCCCATTACTTAGGCAACATTTTACAAATATatgtttctctctctctctctctctctcttttttaaaaaaaaaaaaattacatcattatatttcaacaatttaattaaaaaaaaggaagaaaaatctgTAGGATGATTTTAATTGGGCAGTTAAGTTAAGTAAAGAGGCAGCTTAAACTTAAAGCAACATAAATTAGAATTAGATTTGATGATAATCCCCTAAGATAAGTAGGGGTAATTAAGGTCATTAATTTGAGTCATGGAGGTTTGTACCAGAAAATTCCCAATTATAATGGGTTAATTATGGATAACTCGACAAGGCAAAGCCTTAATGGATTTTGATTTCATTGGGCTTCCTCCTCCTCTGAttctttattgtttattttctcTTATTAATAGTTTGTGGCTAATCTAATTATTATTTGTGTTAGCAAAGGCAATATCATATAAATCCGCAGTCAACCAAAAATGATTCCATACTTTAGTTCAAccttttaattataattattaaagttCTCCTGCTTTAGCCGATCACCTACAACACACACAGTTCCATTATCAAATCATTAACtcgttttctttttatttattattaaattatcaTCTTActctttttaatttgttttaactTTAATCCATAtacttttaatatatatatatatagtcattcaaaattattttttatcaaaatttgttaaataataACGTTAATTTTCATATAAGAAAATTCAATATTCAAATGTGTTTTTAGAACCATGAGTGGAAACGATAAtagataattttaaaaaattcacaaaaaagaagataataacAAGTGTAAAGTTATAGACTTGTTGAAAGTTAAGTTACGGACGAATTCCAATAgtttcataaaatttaaaatttagctTTTATGATTTGATAAAATTTTTCTAGTTATTTAATAAATCTAATCAAAATGATGTTTTAACCTAATAATATAGGTTGAAGCAATCGAACGTATAACTTATCTCTCTTTCTTTAATCATTGAATTTGTTGGTAAATTAGTTTGACACTATTTCAAGCTTGACTGCatgttaaataaaaattaaggtTTGATTACAACTTTTGTCGATCATACTGTAtttgattaaaaagaaaaagcttTGTCACATCAatgaataaatgaataaatatagGTGTGTTTGTGTGTTAATAAAAATTAGGATGTCAATAAAGAAACAATATAaaatgaagaagagaagaaagaaaagatggaGGAAAGGAAGGCAAGGTTTTCGGAGAAGAACATAACCTTTGGGAACACTCATCATTAAAATTTGGTCGTTGATTTGACAAGCCACCTCAGCATTTTAAAACACTTACAAATAACATTTAATGGGCCCCATCCCTACACATATACACACATTACACTTACTCATTTTGTTGCCTAATCTTAATCATTGTTAATtatatgaagaaaaaaataatgaacAAAGTTCAATTATAGCAATAATTCAAAATCAcccacacatatatatataatatatatgtatacttTACTTTAAGTTGGTTGACATGATGTAGAAAGAAGGCAAGAATAAGAAGGCCACATATGATGAGGGATATtgtggtaaaaaaaaaaaaaaaaaagaatatggGTCAGGGCCCATTAATGTAAAAATCTCTTTGATGGTATGAATGTATTGGGCCATTCCCAACCACAAGATTTGATCCTATCACTCTTCATTTCATTGGATTTGATTCTCCTTCctcccatcttcttcttctttttttttttttagggaaTAATTGAACTCAATGTTTACGTTTACTTTCTTCAATGCAACACATTTCAATTTGGCTATCATTTTTTCCCTCTTATTGACTGAGTTTACTATTTCTCTATGAAATCTCTTTTTCTACTGATCCAGCTCAAGGCCCAAAGGTCAGTTTAGTGATTTGTATCTTCACACCTACGTGGTAATCTAAATAACATAACGAAAGTCATTAAAAGACAAACTAATCTTTTTCTCCAAGAATCGATTACATTTTTTTATAGTTAAGGTTGCGTAGATTAAAATTTTTTAGACGGTTCAAATTCACAGGCTCACATAACAACTTCTCTAATCATAAGAGATGGATGAGCAACCATGCATTACTTATAATATTTTATAGATTTAACAGGTTTGTTATTCATGCATTTTGTTATATAAATAATAGTTTTAgtgatattattattttgaactCATTGTTTGATAACATCTTAAAATAGATACCAGCTAGATGTGGGGGAAGACCATaacttttaaaatgaaaaagaaaaaagaacaaagacaAGGACAAGGACAAATGGAAGAGAAGGAATGTTGCATGCAATGAAAGTAGGAgacgaaagagaaggaaaagacaATGGATCTAATTGTCCCATTCAGCAGAATTATTATATGGCCGATTTCAATTGTTCATCTCAAAAAAACTTGTGTGTCTCCGAGTCCTTTGGATCTTCAAACCTTCCAAATTTAGAATCCTCAGTCTCTCTTCCACAATTCCCCTTTTCTCATGTTTCTCTGTCCTCTTcccgtattattattattattattgttattccTTCCCCTTTGAACCCACCATAACCAAACTCCAGACTTCCTCACTTTCATTTTCCTTATGGCTCTTGGAAGGCCTCGTAGTAGCAAAAGAACATCCTCCTCTTCTTCCTATGCTTCAACCGTTACAACTGTCGTCTTCTTAGCCTTATGTGTTCTTGGAGTATGGATGCTCACCTCCAACTCTGTTGTTCCCCCGCAAACCACCACTCGCACTTCTTCTGACTCTTCAACTTCCTCCACCTCCACCGTTGCCACCACCACTGACTTTGTGTCTTCCTCTGAGGAACCCCAACTCCCCAAATCCGAGGATAAAGAGTCCACTCCTGCTTTTGAGGATAATCCTGGTGATCTCCCTCTTGATGCAATTAAATCCGATGATAGTTCTAATGTTGTTAGCGACGATGCAAAATCTCGTGAGGATCGTTCCAAGGATAATGCCAATGATGTGCAAGAACCTAGAGATAACAATGAGGCTCAATTGTCAGAAGAGAGTACAATGACTCAAAACCAACAAGTGGAAGCAACCCAAAAAATTGAGGAGAAATTAGATTTGGGAGGGAACCAagaacaaaatattaatttaccTGATCAAAGCAATGAATCAACAGAACATGTGGAATCTGACAATAGTAAATCGAATGATACACCCAATGATACACCCAATGATACATCGTCAGAGACCAATGTGCAAGAACAACAagagcagcagcagcagcagcaacaaCAGGAAGAGCCTGAAAACAACGCTAATCCACAAGAAATCCAAGCAACAATTGCAAACATAGAGCAACAACAAGCAACCGATATCCCAGAAATAAGTGGAGACTCTCAAAACGATCAACCAAAACTTGAGACAGAAGGTGAAAAAATCACTCAAGAACCTGAAATTCATAACCAGGATGATGATAGGGCCCAACAACAGATACAACATCAACAAGAACAAGACACCTCAAACACAAATAACAACAATGAAGAAACTCCCTCATTGGAGCAAAATCAACCACGAAAGAGACACCGAGGTAAAAAAAAGTCAACTGAGGATCAAGAATTCCAACAAACAGAATCCAAGGAGAGCCAAGAAGCCCAAAAGGACTCGAAAACGGAAATCAAAGTGGAAGAAACAACTACAGCAGGGTCACTTGAGACCTCGGGGATACCCAAGGAGTCAAAGGAGTCCAAAAAGTCATGGTCAACACAGGCAGCGCAGTCGGAGAACGAGAAAGATCGTCGACGAGAAGAATCAAGCAGTGATGGCAGCATCTATGGGTACACATGGCAGATATGCAATGTCACAGCGGGACCTGATTACATTCCTTGTTTGGATAACGAGAAAGCAATTAAGCAACTGCGTACGACAAAACACTTCGAGCACCGAGAGAGACACTGCCCGGAGGAGGGACCTACCTGCCTGGTCTCTCTCCCGGAAGGTTACAAAAGATCCATTGAATGGCCTAAAAGTAGAGACAAGGTAATATATAAACAGATGATTCTGTGACTTGTGATTAGTCCATCATGAACCCTTCTGAACTTGATCATATCATTACTTGTCTTTGTTTGTGGATCGCCCCAGATTTGGTACCACAATGTACCACATACAAAACTTGCTGAAGTGAAAGGCCACCAAAATTGGGTCAAGGTCACCGGTGAGTTCTTGACTTTCCCCGGCGGTGGCACCCAGTTCATCCACGGCGCTCTGCACTACATAGATTTTCTTCAACAAGTAAAATAAAATGACCTCAAAATCAAATTCCCAACTTGATCTCAATATTAGAGTCCAATATAAACTAATATATGAATTGGATGCAGTCGGTACCGGATATTGCATGGGGAAAGAGAACAAGAGTGATATTGGACGTAGGCTGTGGAGTGGCCAGCTTCGGCGGCTTTCTGTTTGAAAAAGATGTGCTTACAATGTCGTTTGCTCCAAAAGACGAACATGAAGCTCAAGTCCAATTTGCCCTGGAGAGGGGAATTCCAGCCATTTCTGCTGTCATGGGCTCACAACGTCTGCCATTTCCAAGCATGGTTTTTGATACTATTCACTGTGCTCGATGTAGAGTGCCTTGGCATGTAGAAGGTTTTATAATCAATCCTGGATTTCTTTGtctttataatttttaattagaaCTTTAAAATGGAAAACAGTACCATTTTTTCCGAATGATACAGGTGGAATGCTTCTTTTAGAATTGAATCGAGTGTTGAGACCAGGGGGCTTTTTTGTTTGGTCTGCAACTCCAGTGTACCAGACCCTAGAAGAAGACGTTGAGATTTGGAAAGGTGTGTTATTAGGCGAGAAACAAAACATGTTTAACAAATAAGCAACTCCGTCACTTATCGGTTTTTTTTCCTTCAGAAATGTCTGCTTTGACGAAGTCTATGTGTTGGGAGCTTGTGACAATTCAAAAGGACAAGCTGAACTCTGTAGGCGCTGCCATTTACAGGAAACCAACCTCAAACGAATGCTACGATCAAAGAAAACACAAGCATCCCCCAATGTGCAAAAACGACGACGACCCAAATGCAGCATGGTAACTAAAGCATCAGGGATATCTGGAGCTCTGTTTTTTTACAATGGTTTTAGCGCTGATTAGTTTGATTTGCATTGGATTTCATTTTCAGGTATGTGCCACTGCAGGCATGCATGCATCGTGCGCCGGTTGACAACACTCTGAGAGGAAGCAGCTGGCCGGAGCAATGGCCTCGGAGGTTGCAAGCACCACCTTACTGGCTAAATAGCTCCCAGATGGGGGTTTATGGCAAACCGGCTCCTCAAGATTTCTCAACTGATTATGAACATTGGAAAAGAGTAGTGAATAAAACTTACATGAATGGATTAGGCATAAATTTGTCCAACATTAGGAATGTGATGGATATGAGATCTGTTTACGGCGGGTAGAGTAGTTCATTCTGTTTCTTTTCAGCTTACTCACAATTTACAACTTTCACTGCAAACATTTCAACATTTAACATCATGTAAACATTGTCATTGCAGGTTTGCAGCAGCTCTGAGAGACCTTAAAGTCTGGGTAATGAATGTGGTGAATATTGACTCTCCCGATACACTTCCAGTGATCTACGAGCGTGGTCTCTTTGGGATTTACCATGATTGGTGTGAATCCTTCAGCACATATCCAAGAACATATGATCTACTACATGCTGATCATCTTTTCTCCAAATTGAAAAAGAGGTAGTAGAGATACTTACTCAAGTCCTCTATTTATGTGTTCTTTTAAGCTTCTCATGCACAAATAACGACTACCTATTCTCTTGTATAGATGCAAACTGCAACCTGTCTTGGCAGAGGTCGACCGAATAGTAAGACCTGGAGGCAAATTGATCGTCCGAGATGAGTCCAGCACAATTGGAGAAGTGGAGAACTTGTTGAAGTCTCTCCGTTGGGAAGTTCACTTGACCTTCTCCAAAAACCAGGAAGGGCTGCTGAGTGCTCAGAAAGGTGATTGGCGACCAGATACTTATGCTGAGTCTTCCTGATTTTGTAGACAGAACAAGCATCCAATTCTAATAAGATTACCCCCTAGAAAGATTTCTAGACCAGCTAGAATCTTCGGAAGAGTTGCAGTAGGTAAAATAGGTGCATACCTCGCTTGCAATCAGCTGCTTGGAAACTGCGAATACTTCAGTAAAGAAAGACAGAGATTTGGTCCACAAATTATTAGAATTATCCATAAAGTTAAAAATCATTACGAGATATTGTATTTTGACACTCTACCtggaagaaaatatattttaagttAATGTGTTCGTTCCAGCTTCTTGGGTAAATACAGGCACCGTCTCCACTGGATAGATGGTTCTTCTAAACAGAAGCTCAGCTCATATTGCTGGCTAATTTATAATCAGAAGCTTGTCCCTTAATTCAATAGCCGAAATTTATCACTAACATAGGAATACTTCAAAATTAAAGCTTCTGCAGAAAATTCAACTTCAATATGTGTGCCACTAAAACATTGGTGAGACACAGCAAAAGCGATAGAATATCCAAATCAAACACCTTTTGAACATGGCTTTCatataatgaaaagaaaaaatgcagCATTAAAGTAGAAGGCGAAACATGCAACAGAATTTTCTGTTGCAGAGTACAAACGAATAACAAATATGTGCTTAGGGTTTCACAATGTTAAACTCATCTACACAGCTCATGTAGCTTAAGTTCAATAAATATGTGGCTCATCGTTCCAAGAAGGCGATCAAGTTGAAGCCAGAAGTTTCTGCAACTGACCACTAGCAACCGCAGCTTTCAGATCTGTAAAAAGTATAAAACCGCACCGAACCAAACAGTGATGGAAATGAGAAATTTACTCCACTAGAAAAAGGTATGAAGAATTTTCTTAATAATAAAGGAGCTGAGAGAGCTCACCATCAGAACCACCAATGTGCTTGCCATTCACAAAAATTTGAGGAACAGTCCGCTTTCCAGTCAGGTCTAGTAGAACACTCTGAATTTGAGGTCCATCATCTGAGTAAATGTAGATACCCATTATGTGGTCTTGAAAAAGCTTCTTCaaacaattattaatattagAAACGATCAACAAAATTAAACAGAACAAATACCTCGAAGATCAAGCTCCACAACAAAAGGTTTTTCATGGAGTTCACTGAATATACGTTTGGCACCCAAGCAATATCTTccagaaaaataaaacaacaataGAATATGAGTCGCTCGATAATTAGAAAGGAACAGAGAGAAACCATTTAAAGGACCatattttgaagtttttcaGTTTTTTCGTAGGAAGATTCCTTCTTTCcattttaaaagaaacaaaaggcATGTTTGGTTGATAGATGAAATTACAAAACCAAGAGAGAGAGGAAAGAAAACAGTTGGCAGTTGGAACCACCAAGAAAGAGATGAAGAATTCCAATCCAATAGCAATGAAGCAAATTTTCTGGCTTTGTCAAAATGGGGCCGACTAATTTGATCAGATGGAGATATAAGCTACTTATTCAAGTCCAAAATCTGTAAAAAAACAAGCGAATGAATAACTCGTATATCCTATATTCATTTCTCGAAAAGCCGGGATTCGGTAATATTAGAATTTCAGGTTCATTGGCAGCAAACAACCCATTAAAACAATGATTGCTGATCGACTGATGACAATGTGCAGACATGCCGCAACGAGCCACAGAATAATTCAGGgaataagaaaaaggaaaaaagaaaaataataaagcGTGTGTTTGTCTAATTAAAaaagggaaagagaagaagagaacATACGGGCAGTAGGATTTGGAGAACATAGCAATCCTGTTAGAGTAGATGACATTATGAACGAAAGCGGAAGTGGAAGTGGCAGCTTCAGCTCCGGGAAGGCCATCTCTCGGATAAAGGGCGGCGAGAGTGATCACCGCCACAACCAGAGTCAACTGAAAATGAAATCCCCGCATCATCATCTTCCACCAAAATTACACACAATCAATCCTTCGACACTCTAAATCTCCATAATATACTATGAGGCCCATTTGGCCTACTGGGCCTTTTGACGGGTCATCACTCTCTTTCTGTTTCTCCCGTACCAAACTGACACTTCATCTCATAAtatagcaatttttttttattataattttaaaaaagggaAATAATATCTTTTgaccctttttttttatttttctttagaaatgaaatgaaattaaaGAATTATAATTGAATGATCCACAAAAAACAATGAAATCGAGTGCTCAATTCAATCAGTTAAAAGGGTTTAGCATAAAATATCGTGCCATGATAAATGAATTGTGTTTATTCGCCTTCATCTCACTGAACAATTGTTCTTAACGAAACAGATACAGATTCAATTTGAATTCATTGAGTTTACAACAGCAAACAGATCCAATTTTCAATTACAAACTGTTGGCTGAAAGCCTGAAATTGAAATCTCAAGAATTGGGGGGCGCCGAACCTTTCTCGCAAAGCTTGTTGTAATCTTCAAGCTCTTCGTAATACACGTCCCACACACATCGAACACATCCACTCCCACAACAATCTCCCGGCAACGGCTTCTCCGGCGGCGGTGGCAATTTCACaatcttctctttttctttctctttctcttcctctttctctactTTCTCCTCCTCCGCGCCTTTCTTCTTTGAATCAACTGATGATTGCATTTCTCTGGTTGCGTCGCTAGCCATGATCGAATTAGGGTAAATTCTCGATGATTGGAAATTAGGAATTATTTTCGTAGGGACTCGCCTCATAACCCAGGGAAGAAATGGCCGCACATACTCTGGCCTTAATCGGCGAAGACAATTTGAATTATGATTGGGTAAAGATGACAGAAAAAGGGCATTCGGAGCAAAATTTGGCTCGATCAATTTCATAAAAATAGATCGCCCCCGACAGCCAATTGTAGCTTCTTGTCGTCGGAAGGGTCAAACTTGTTCAAAATTGGGTGCCCTAATTATCGCCACACCAAACCCGACACGGCGCCGCCCTGGGCTTTAATTGGGCCGCTAGCCCAGTTACCAATTGCCAGCCCAAATCCAAAGGGTATTGCTGGGAAAAAGGAAAGGTAAAAGAGTAAATACATTTTCTAAAAATGAAATGGAAGATTGCAAATTGACAttattctttattattattctgCAAATTGACATTTTTATTGGTCGTATTGGATTTTGATCACATGATGTTTGTGACATACGAGGTTTCGATAGTATGGACTAAGGATTATTTGCTTATTGATGTCAGATTTCTGAAGACTCGGTTATGCATAGGCAGGAAAccatgttttt contains:
- the LOC103485100 gene encoding glutaredoxin-C3, with the translated sequence MMMRGFHFQLTLVVAVITLAALYPRDGLPGAEAATSTSAFVHNVIYSNRIAMFSKSYCPYCLGAKRIFSELHEKPFVVELDLRDDGPQIQSVLLDLTGKRTVPQIFVNGKHIGGSDDLKAAVASGQLQKLLAST